The Myxococcales bacterium genome has a window encoding:
- a CDS encoding aromatic ring-hydroxylating dioxygenase subunit alpha has product MEVIWLVAEHAREGVDYDVKRVSWMWDVTTQQDQIITKNNHAGVMSRRYRPGPYSELEGSVENTVLWYLDLMARPTASS; this is encoded by the coding sequence GATGGAAGTAATCTGGCTGGTCGCCGAGCACGCGCGCGAGGGCGTCGATTATGATGTGAAACGCGTGAGCTGGATGTGGGACGTCACCACTCAGCAAGACCAAATCATTACCAAGAACAACCACGCCGGTGTGATGTCGCGGCGCTACCGGCCGGGGCCGTATTCGGAACTGGAAGGGTCCGTGGAAAACACCGTGCTCTGGTACCTGGACTTGATGGCCCGACCGACTGCCAGCTCGTAA